A single window of Tolypothrix sp. NIES-4075 DNA harbors:
- a CDS encoding type II toxin-antitoxin system HicA family toxin, which translates to MPAKASELERVARKLGFEKVRQKGSHARWQHPDGRATTIPIHGNAEIGSWLFYQILKQLGITEEEFNELR; encoded by the coding sequence ATGCCAGCTAAAGCAAGTGAATTGGAAAGAGTTGCTCGGAAACTTGGATTTGAAAAAGTACGACAGAAGGGAAGCCATGCTCGTTGGCAACATCCAGATGGACGAGCAACAACAATTCCTATTCATGGTAATGCTGAAATTGGTAGTTGGTTATTTTATCAAATTCTTAAGCAGTTGGGTATTACTGAAGAGGAGTTTAACGAATTGCGGTAA
- a CDS encoding type II toxin-antitoxin system HicB family antitoxin, giving the protein MKSLQDYTVVIRPDDNGTFVAYVPAISSCHAWGRTPDEARTELIYVFEMIQEEYAEEGRSLPENVDLVIANAS; this is encoded by the coding sequence ATGAAGTCTCTACAAGATTACACTGTTGTGATCCGTCCCGATGACAATGGCACCTTTGTTGCATACGTCCCAGCGATTTCTAGTTGTCACGCTTGGGGAAGAACACCAGACGAAGCTCGTACCGAACTCATCTATGTTTTTGAGATGATTCAAGAAGAGTACGCAGAAGAAGGGCGATCGCTGCCTGAAAACGTTGATCTGGTGATTGCCAATGCCAGCTAA
- a CDS encoding type II toxin-antitoxin system MqsA family antitoxin, with protein sequence MVCDICGSEKARIRRITRTYGKGQDLLVIENIPVITCLHCGESYFTAETLHEIERIKLNRKSLAVERFVEVASFT encoded by the coding sequence ATGGTGTGTGATATTTGTGGAAGCGAAAAAGCAAGAATCCGCAGGATTACTAGAACCTATGGCAAGGGTCAAGACCTGCTGGTTATAGAAAACATTCCCGTGATAACTTGTCTTCATTGCGGCGAAAGTTACTTTACAGCGGAAACCCTTCATGAAATTGAGCGAATTAAACTCAATCGTAAAAGCTTGGCTGTTGAACGTTTTGTGGAAGTCGCTAGTTTTACATAG
- a CDS encoding type II toxin-antitoxin system HicA family toxin, whose protein sequence is MPKNIPSLKPKQLIKILEKGGCTFYREGKGDHRLYTGEVEGQRRVVPIDMGAGEMSPAYVLRIFRQFGFSDEEIESLLQ, encoded by the coding sequence ATGCCTAAAAATATTCCCTCTCTTAAACCAAAGCAGTTAATTAAGATTTTAGAAAAAGGCGGATGCACATTTTATAGAGAGGGAAAAGGCGACCATCGGTTATATACTGGTGAAGTAGAAGGTCAACGGAGAGTAGTTCCTATAGATATGGGTGCGGGGGAAATGTCTCCTGCTTATGTTTTGCGTATTTTTAGGCAATTTGGCTTTAGTGATGAGGAAATTGAAAGCCTTTTGCAGTAA